AAGGAGAATTTGGGGAAAGCGAAGATCCATTTTTTGCTGCAAAACGTGAATTCAAAGAAGAGACAGGTATGACAGTTGTTGGTGAATTCGATCGTTTTCAGCCCGTAAAACAAAAAAACGGAAAGATTATTCACGTTTGGGCAGTAAAGGGTGATATTGATCCCAAGCAAATTAAAAGTAATGTATTTGAATTGGAATGGCCCCCAAAATCGGGAGAAAGACAAGAGTTCCCGGAAATTGATAAAGCAAGCTGGTTTACTTTACCAGAAGCAAGGCAAAAGATCAATCAGAGGCAAGTAGCGTTGATTGATGAACTCTTCAACAAATACTGCACTAAGATATAAATGGGAATGCTGACCCTTGCCATACAGGCTCTGGGTCTTCAGAATTATATACAACATGATAACGATCAATCAACCCGGAAAATGAATACTTTATGATGTTAAAACTGCGGCAGGCAATTTTACTTTGAATGACCGAATTACTAAAGGCAACGACTGCAGCTGTAAAACGATTTATGAATAATAAGTAGGATTTTATGTTTTTCTCCATCGATGTTTGGAAAATACTTGCAGGAATTGCCTTTTTCCTGCTTGGGATGAACCAACTGGAAGATGCCTTGAAACAACTGGCAGGTCGACCGTTTAAGCTTTTTCTGAAACGTCAAACTTCACATAAACTGAAAGCTGTTGCCGGAGGGGCTGTTGTCACAGCCCTATTACAAAGTAGTTCAGTTGTAAACCTAATGGTATTGGCATTTGTTGGTGCTGATGTGATAAAAATGCAAAATGCCCTGGCGATAATATTAGGGGCTAACTTTGGCACCACACTAGACAGTTGGGTAATTGCCACCATCGGTTTCAGATTCAATATAGAGAGCTTTGCATTTCCCATTACCGGTTTAGCCGGCATAGCGATGGCTTTAATGAACAAGGACAATCGCTGGTACCAATGGAGCAAATTCTTCTTTGGTTTTGGGTTCTTGTTTGTCGGACTTGACTACATGCGAACAGGTATTGAAGAGGTTGTCAAACAAATTGACCTGATCTCCTTTAATCAATACCCGGCTATAGTTTTTCTTTTGCTCGGCTTTTTTATTACCACCCTGATCCAGTCGAGTTTGGCCACGATGACCATCGTTTTGAGCGCCTTATATGTTGATGTTATCAGCCTGTATGCCGCCACTGCCATTGTGCTGGGTTCCGAAATAGGCACTTCCATAAAATTAATCATAGCTTCCTTAAAGGGATTTGCCCCTAAAAAACGGGTCGCGATCGGTAACTTTTTGTTCAACATGATTACTGCTATGTTGGTGTTTATTATGTTACGACCAGTTAATAGCCTAATTGTAGAAGTGTTACAAATAAAAGACCATTTGATAGCTCTGGTTTTCTTTCAAAGTTTTGTAAATCTGTTAGGAATCATTATGTTTTTTCCTTTTCTAAATACTATCGGACGTTATTTGGAAGGTAAATTCAAAGTCTCGGAAGATGATACCCTTTTTATCGCTAAAATAGCTCCTGATGAAACAGATTCGGCCATGGATGCCTTAACAAAGGAGACCAAACGTTTCATTTTTCTAATCATCCAATTTAGCCTCGATACCTTTAATGTAAATACCATAGAACTACAAAACGTAACGTATCAAAATTATTTTTACTTAAAATCGTATCTGGAAAAATATGAGTACATCAAGCATCTGCATGGTGAACTCCATAGTTATTATATTCAATTGCAGAAAATAGTGATGAACCAACCCGAATCTGAAAAATTGAATCAATTAATTTCGGCGGTTCGAAATTGTATGTATGCTGCTAAAAGCATGAAAGATGCGCATTTGGATGTTAAACAACTCGGAAATTCTTCCAATGATGCTAAATATGATTTCTACCTGCAAACCCAACAGAAAGTTGAATTCTTTTCCAAACGATTAACAGAATTACTTCAGCTTGAGAAAGAATCAATTTATTTTGAAGAGTTGGTAAGCATCTATCAATCGGTACAGGATGGTTATACACAAACTTTAAAGGAATTTTATCAGAAAGGCTTAACGCAGCATTTGAACGAAGTGGAAACTTCTACCCTTGTTAATTTTAACCGTGAAATGTACACTGCTCTGAAAGCGATGGTATGGGGCATAAAAGATTACCTGCTCGACAGCAAGCAGGTGGAGTATTTTGATAATTTACCGGGATTTATTCGGTGATAAGTAATTAATTATTCTTTTTATTGGTAGCAGGTTACTATATCCGTCTTTCTTAGTGCATTATTCTTCAAACTTTTTAACAGATAACGATTAACTGTTATCTCTCAGCTAAATAATTCCCAATATTTTATTAAATTAAAATATGGCTCTTACTGATACGTGGCAAAGCTTTCTAGATGAAACCGGTGATATCTCCAAATTCACGGGCCGATTCTTATTAGAAGGTTTCAAACCCCGTTATGAATTCAGGGAATTTCTGAGACAATGTTTCATCATTGGTTATCAATCTTTGCCGCTTATTGGGCTAACCGGTTTCATTATGGGCTTGGTTTTAACCATACAATTACGTCCCAGTTTGATCGAATATGGAGTTGAATCGCAACTTCCGGCCATGGTGGGCATTGCAA
Above is a window of Solitalea lacus DNA encoding:
- a CDS encoding NUDIX domain-containing protein produces the protein MLKQSAGILMYRINGLDYEVLLVHPGGPYWSKKDTGTWSIPKGEFGESEDPFFAAKREFKEETGMTVVGEFDRFQPVKQKNGKIIHVWAVKGDIDPKQIKSNVFELEWPPKSGERQEFPEIDKASWFTLPEARQKINQRQVALIDELFNKYCTKI
- a CDS encoding Na/Pi cotransporter family protein gives rise to the protein MFFSIDVWKILAGIAFFLLGMNQLEDALKQLAGRPFKLFLKRQTSHKLKAVAGGAVVTALLQSSSVVNLMVLAFVGADVIKMQNALAIILGANFGTTLDSWVIATIGFRFNIESFAFPITGLAGIAMALMNKDNRWYQWSKFFFGFGFLFVGLDYMRTGIEEVVKQIDLISFNQYPAIVFLLLGFFITTLIQSSLATMTIVLSALYVDVISLYAATAIVLGSEIGTSIKLIIASLKGFAPKKRVAIGNFLFNMITAMLVFIMLRPVNSLIVEVLQIKDHLIALVFFQSFVNLLGIIMFFPFLNTIGRYLEGKFKVSEDDTLFIAKIAPDETDSAMDALTKETKRFIFLIIQFSLDTFNVNTIELQNVTYQNYFYLKSYLEKYEYIKHLHGELHSYYIQLQKIVMNQPESEKLNQLISAVRNCMYAAKSMKDAHLDVKQLGNSSNDAKYDFYLQTQQKVEFFSKRLTELLQLEKESIYFEELVSIYQSVQDGYTQTLKEFYQKGLTQHLNEVETSTLVNFNREMYTALKAMVWGIKDYLLDSKQVEYFDNLPGFIR